TTGGTCGCCTTCAAGACTTCCGTAAAAATCATTTGGGCACCTGTACGGTCTCCTTGGGCCAAAGCAACTGCTCCCATTCCCACTTTATTCAGATTTTCCTTGCTTTTGGGATCAGCAGCTAAGCCTTTTTCAAAGGCAGCTTTTGCAAGATCAGGCTGCTTGGTGCGGAGGTAGTAGTAACCTAAATAAAACTGGTTATCAGCAGAAGGAGTTGCAGTGGCCAATTTCTCAAAAGTTTCCTTGGCCAGGCATGCCTGGTTTCCGTCTAACTGCTTTAAACCGGTGGCGATGTCTTGAGCAGAAGTCTGACCGTAGACAAACGCACTTGCTGCAAACGCTGCCAACCACGATTTGAATCTAATGTTCATCTTTCAGTAGGTTGAAAATGGAGGTGATATAAAAAAATTTAAATGACTCAAACAACGGGTAACAAAACTATAAAATTGTCACTTAACCGAAAAATTTTATATTTCTTTCTTTATGATTACTTCTCGATTAAATGGTTTTGCGGGCCAAAGGCCGCATTTTTCTATAACCAGACTGCCCACATCCCGCATGATATAGTTGACAAGGCCGCTTCCTAAACCGGAGTGCATTTCACGACTTATGACATATACTCTGCGGTGCAGCGGATATCGTTTCCATTTTAAATCTCCCTGGAAGGGCTGATGATAGTCCTCTTTCCTCGGATTTGCTTTTTCCGCAACCCCCATCACTCTCAGCCCCTGTGAAAGCTCTGCCGTAAGAGGAGCCTCACCGTCGCTTATCCAACTAACTCCAATAAATCCCAGTGCATTGGGATGTTGTTTTACGTATTCGATAACGTTTTTATTTGACCCTGCCGAAAAAATGTTCAGTCCTTTTACGTCCGTAAGCCCAAATTTTCTCATGATAAAATTAAGGTTACTAGAATTGGCATTATCAAATACCAAAACTATATCGCCCGTTTGGTTACCTTTCCCAAGTTGTGCCCATGTTTTGACCGTCCCTTTAAATATACCCGATATTTGTTCCAAGGTAATAAGCGTATCACTATTAGAACGGTTTATCAATAGCGCAACCCCGTCGGTAGCGATGTACTGGGGATTGTATTTTATTCCTTTAGCTTTAAAAACATTTTGTTCATCGGCCGTAAATTCACGGGTGATAAATGCCAAACGTGCACTGTCTTTCAACATAAATGCCGCCGCCTGATGTTCAGGCAAATACTTCACGTTGAAATGGGTTTCGGGAAATGTTTGTTGATAGGCCTGATACACCTGATCAAGCATCGGTTGAAGAGATTCATCGGCCGTAATGGTAATGTTGCCATGCGAAGTCGAATCTTCAGGTCTTTTGCAGGATACTGCCAAAAGCACTGTCAACACAAAAAATAAGCTTCTAAACATCGTCATTTTGGTACTGAACATATCCCCTGTAAGA
Above is a window of Runella slithyformis DSM 19594 DNA encoding:
- a CDS encoding PstS family phosphate ABC transporter substrate-binding protein, translating into MFSTKMTMFRSLFFVLTVLLAVSCKRPEDSTSHGNITITADESLQPMLDQVYQAYQQTFPETHFNVKYLPEHQAAAFMLKDSARLAFITREFTADEQNVFKAKGIKYNPQYIATDGVALLINRSNSDTLITLEQISGIFKGTVKTWAQLGKGNQTGDIVLVFDNANSSNLNFIMRKFGLTDVKGLNIFSAGSNKNVIEYVKQHPNALGFIGVSWISDGEAPLTAELSQGLRVMGVAEKANPRKEDYHQPFQGDLKWKRYPLHRRVYVISREMHSGLGSGLVNYIMRDVGSLVIEKCGLWPAKPFNREVIIKKEI